From a region of the Kwoniella mangroviensis CBS 8507 chromosome 1 map unlocalized Ctg01, whole genome shotgun sequence genome:
- a CDS encoding glutamine-tRNA ligase: MPPKFDPKSPENASLISLFQSLGLAEKSATELVRQPKSGVAFKSLIDEFQLTDKSYDEKTASALVKLSASGGKLGPAEKGFIVKKIESGDIKSTDQVAAAVKYTEGNPPGTPINEDEFNKACGVGIEITAAQLPELLKSYVSSLPSPPDNWASLGAVLGGIRSGASDLKWANAGEVKSSLETIFTELFGTKESAQAAAKAQAAASAKSKPAPKPKAVEASSSAEASSSTTPVIPTNIFKEGFLSDFHKPGENPQINSKLKEQHLEFTKGMVYTRFPPEPNGYLHIGHVKAIMIDFGYAKFHGGRTYLRFDDTNPEAEEGRFFQSILETVRWLGFEPWKITYSSDNFDQLYEWAVQLTRRGKAYVCTCSAEKMKEDRGMGKGHPVPCEHRERPVEESLREFERMKNGEYPEQGAALRMKMDLTSGNPYMWDMVAYRVKLAPHHRTGDKWKIYPTYDFTHCLCDSIENISHSLCTVEFIPARESYEWLCDALEVYKARQYEFARLNLQGTFLSKRKIAKLVTKKLVKDWDDPRLYTIIALRRRGIPPGALLSFVSELGVTTSESVTEIKRFESSIRSYLEESAPRLMMVLNPVKLIIENVPDDYRVPVQVPLHPKVPSMGTVETSFTKEVFIDAEDFREVDSPDYFRLAPGKSVGLFKAPYPVTCTSYTKDPITGQVTEIRCRLEDGGNVKKAKAYIQWVNVPESIKVEEVRYFKPLFKTDPPPADFESDIDPNSLEVYKNAVIEPAFYELAKKAILDARKESEERTKKAQADSAPTNTNEHKPLEGSEAAKHMEDEPVATAEQLVGMENIRFQGMRLAYFAVDRESKIGCLDEEASIKPGKKEGDRIVLNRIVSLKEDSGKKA, translated from the exons ATGCCCCCCAAGTTCGACCCCAAATCACCCGAGAACGCGTCTCTGATCTCATTGTTCCAGTCATTGGGATTAGCCGAAAAATCAGCAACGGAATTAGTCAGACAACCCAAATCCGGTGTAGCTTTCAAGTCTCTTATCGATGAGTTCCAGTTGACGGATAAGAGTTACGACGAGAAGACCGCGAGCGCTTTGGTGAAGCTGTCTGCATCTGGAGGGAAATTAGGCCCAGCGGAGAAAGGTTTCAttgtcaagaagatcgagagTGGGGATATCAAGTCAACGGATCAAGTcgcag CTGCTGTCAAGTATACAGAAGGTAATCCACCCGGTACACCTataaatgaagatgagttcaACAAGGCTTGTGGTGTTG GTATCGAGATAACGGCTGCTCAGCTGCCTGAGTTACTCAAATCATAtgtatcttcccttccttccccGCCTGACAATTGGGCAAGCCTCGGAGCTGTATTGGGTGGTATAAGAAGTGGTGCATCTGATCTGAA ATGGGCAAATGCAGGAGaagtcaagtcatctttAGAAACTATCTTCACCGAATTATTCGGTACCAAAGAGTCCGCTCAAGCAGCTGCTAAAGCCCAAGCGGCAGCTTCAGCCAAGTCGAAACCTGCGCCTAAACCTAAGGCTGTAGAAGCATCTTCGTCAGCTGAAGCTTCGTCATCCACCACTCCCGTCATCCCCACCAACATCTTCAAAGAAGGTTTCTTGTCAGATTTCCATAAGCCAGGGGAGAATCCTCAAATCAATTCTAAACTGAAAGAACAACATTTAGAATTTACCAAAGGAATGGTATATACACGTTTCCCACCTGAGCCTAATGGTTATTTACATATAG GACACGTCAAAGCTATCATGATTGACTTTGGATATGCCAAATTCCATGGGGGTCGAACGTACTTACG TTTCGACGATACCAACcccgaagctgaagaaggtagattctTCCAATCTATTTTAGAAACTGTCCGATGGTTAGGATTCGAACCTTGGAAGATCACATATTCCAGTGACAATTTTGATCAGCTGTATGAATGGGCCGTACAATTGACTAGAAGGGGTAAAGCATACGTCTGTACATGTAGTG CTGAAAAAATGAAGGAAGACAGAGGTATGGGTAAAGGTCATCCAGTGCCCTGTGAACATCGTGAAAGACCTGTAGAAGAATCGTTGAGGGaatttgagaggatgaagaacgGAGAATATCCCGAACAAGGTGCTGcgttgaggatgaagatggacctGACCAGCGGTAATCCGTACATGTGGGATATGGTGGCTTATAGAGTCAAATTGGCTCCTCATCATAGGACTGGTGACAAGTGGA AAATCTACCCCACCTATGACTTCACGCACTGTCTCTGTGATAGTATAGAAAACATCTCCCATTCCCTTTGTACCGTCGAGTTCATCCCCGCTCGAGAATCCTACGAATGGCTTTGCGATGCTTTAGAAGTATACAAGGCTAGACAGTACGAGTTCGCTCGTCTCAACTTACAGGGGACTTTCCTCTCCAAGCGAAAGATTGCCAAATTAGTCACCAAGAAATTGGTgaaagattgggatgatccTCGACTTTATACCATCATTGCCCTACGAAGACGTGGTATACCTCCTGGAGCATTGTTGTCGTTTGTATCGGAATTAGGAGTGACCACATCGGAATCTGTAACAGAAATCAAAAGATTCGAGTCATCTATTCGATCGTACTTGGAGGAATCAGCACCacgattgatgatggttctCAACCCTgtcaaactcatcatcgaaaacGTCCCTGACGATTACCGAGTACCTGTCCAGGTACCATTGCATCCTAAAGTGCCATCTATGGGTACCGTCGAGACGTCATTTACGAAGGAGGTATTCATCGATGCCGAAGATTTCAGAGAAGTCGATTCACCCGATTACTTCAGATTGGCACCTGGAAAATCTGTTGGTTTATTCAAAGCACCTTATCCCGTCACATGCACTTCCTACACCAAGGATCCAATCACAGGTCAGGTCACCGAGATCAGATGTAGATTGGAGGATGGAGGCAACGTGAAGAAGGCTAAAGCGTATATCCAATGGGTCAATGTTCCTGAATCGATCaaggttgaagaagttcGGTACTTTAAGCCGTTGTTCAAGACCGATCCGCCACCTGCAGATTTCGAATCTGATATCGACCCGAATTCGTTGGAAGTATACAAGAACGCGGTGATCGAACCTGCTTTCTACGAATTGGCTAAGAAAGCTATTTTAGACGCCAGGAaggagagtgaagaaaggACGAAGAAGGCTCAAGCTGATTCTGCTCCAACGAATACCAACGAACACAAACCGCTTGAAGGTAGTGAGGCGGCGAAACacatggaagatgaacccGTCGCTACAGCCGAGCAATTGGTCGGTATGGAGAACATCAGATTCCAAGGTATGAGGCTAGCCTACTTTGCTGTAGATAGAGAGAGTAAGATTGGTTGTCTGGATGAGGAAGCCTCGATCAAACCTGGtaagaaagagggtgataggATCGTATTGAATAGGATCGTGTCGTTGAAGGAAGACTCAGGTAAGAAGGCTTAG